In Carassius gibelio isolate Cgi1373 ecotype wild population from Czech Republic chromosome B13, carGib1.2-hapl.c, whole genome shotgun sequence, one genomic interval encodes:
- the olig3 gene encoding oligodendrocyte transcription factor 3, with amino-acid sequence MNSDSSSSSRASSPDMDEMYHHHHHHHLHPQDGRLNSVSSTQSELLQKMTGEHAAKSPSGSKYKLKKQVTEQEVQQLRLKINGRERKRMHDLNLAMDGLREVMPYAHGPSVRKLSKIATLLLARNYILMLTSSLDEMKRLVGEIYGGHHSAFHCGTASHGGASAAAHQVHHQVHPLLGSALTSSASATFSSTLPGLTSIRAPHSLMKSTPAPPLQLGGSFQHWTGLPCPCTICQVPPPPHLPITSTGLTRLSTENKDAMK; translated from the coding sequence ATGAATTCGGACTCCAGCTCCTCCAGCAGAGCCTCCTCTCCAGACATGGATGAGAtgtaccaccaccaccaccaccaccacctccatCCCCAGGACGGACGTCTGAACTCGGTGTCCTCCACGCAGAGCGAGCTGCTCCAGAAGATGACGGGCGAGCACGCGGCCAAGTCGCCCTCCGGCAGCAAGTACAAGCTGAAGAAGCAGGTGACCGAGCAGGAGGTCCAGCAGCTGCGCCTGAAGATCAACGGCCGAGAGCGCAAGCGCATGCACGACCTGAACCTGGCGATGGACGGGCTCCGAGAGGTCATGCCGTACGCGCACGGGCCGTCGGTGCGCAAGCTGTCCAAGATCGCCACGCTCCTGCTGGCCAGAAACTACATCCTGATGCTGACGAGCTCGCTGGACGAGATGAAGCGGCTGGTGGGTGAGATCTACGGCGGTCACCACTCGGCGTTTCACTGCGGGACGGCGAGCCACGGGGGCGCGAGTGCGGCCGCGCATCAGGTGCATCACCAGGTGCATCCTCTCCTCGGGAGCGCGCTGACCTCGTCGGCCTCCGCGACGTTTTCCAGCACGTTACCGGGACTTACCTCCATCAGGGCGCCGCACTCTTTGATGAAGAGCACCCCTGCCCCTCCGCTGCAGCTCGGGGGCTCGTTCCAGCACTGGACGGGCTTGCCGTGCCCCTGCACGATTTGTCAGGTGCCCCCGCCTCCCCACCTGCCCATCACCTCCACAGGACTGACGAGGCTTTCCACAGAGAACAAGGACGCGATGAAGTGA